gttatagaccgatttagaccgcacataacacagttgttggaagtcataacagaacaccgcatgcaaaatatcagccaaatcgggcaattcCTGGgggtcaagaaataaaatcgggagatcggtttagaccgatatgtgcaaaatttcaagcagccagctttacgcgtccgacctctatcgtgatttcggcagacggatggacacggctagatcgactcagaacgtcgagatgattaagaatatattgggttgcccaaaaagtaattgcggatttttcacatagtcggcgttgacgaattttttcacagcttgtgactccgtaattgcattctttcttctgtcggttatcaactgttacttttagcttgctttagaaaaaaagtgtaaaaaaagtatatttgattaaatttcattctaagttttattaaaaatgcatttactttcttttaaaaaatccgcaattcctttttgggcaacccaatatatactttatggggttttagacgaatatttcgaggtgctataaacggaatgactagattagtatacccccatgctatggtggtggatataaaaatcaggagatcgatctacatagaagcaatatcaacgcacagaccgaataaaaccaaatttttttcggTCTGTGTAAGAAATCATTGTAGAAAATTTAAGCacaataggatgaaaattgcgccctctataagcgcACTGTATATTAAAGGATAATTCAATGtcgatttctaattttttttgcaaaatttaacctTGATATTATCAAAGTTCAGCAATCCCATGGCGCCGGGtgcacgtaccggattgacacgatggattccttcatcggcaagggctgccgcctcagtgcacaacacactactacaacaacatcgatattcagacaaaaaataaaatttcgatattaTCGATAGCGCCAtctatattttgccagctctagtacaGTGGCCTCCTGGCGCTggttgtacgtatcggattgacACGATGGAttcattcatcggcaagggctgccgcctcagtgcacaacacactactacaacaacatcgatatttacacaaaaaataaaattttgatattattgatagtgccatcgatgtTATGCCAGCTCTACTACAGTGGGCTCCTGGACTCCAAAAATGGGCCTAACCTCCAAAAATGCATCGAGCACATAAGGACCAATAATTGGGACACAAATTAAAGGAATACGAGTCCAACATACAAATTATGGGCCAATGGATAAGGTTGCCAAAAATTCGTTCTTCTTTTTcatatattaaaaagaaatcgGAGCGGAACGGGAATTGAAACACTTAAATTATTTTATgctcaaaaaatatatatgagagtgtatatatatataatttatttttgtatttcctTAATAGGTTTTTCTGTAACTTTAAATTCTAGTAGGCAAATTATATTTGCATTACAAAGTTAATAAAAGTATTCAAATTTCTAGTAAGAGAATACAGacgactataaaaaaaaattttaggaatttaaaatttatgtgtacgaaaaattaaaattcaaaataaaaatcgttGTCATTTTATGCATaccttaaaaatttcaaatttttagatgGGAAATACATATTgacttttttttgtgtaataaatataaattttaaataaaataaatataaaaaaattaatattttgcaaaagaagaacaaaattggatattttaaaaatatatttaaggtTAAATACTTATGCTGCAATAATTTGTATATGTTGAGGgaataaaatttgtaaagttagCAAGGAAATCCAAATATTTAATAACCAAATATGAAAAGATTTcggttttctcaaaatttttttctttcttgggGCCTTAACTGGATAGCAAAAAGTTTTCCATTTTctgtttcttgttttgttttaaaattacttttgtttttaaattgacCTATCCATTTGGCCCCAAACAATTCGAGCTTCGCCTACataaattttagccatacaaaaggCAAACGCATAAATGTGGCGTGCTGATGTACGGTATCGCTTAAATAGTTCCAAAACAATGAGGTAATTGAAGCATTATTGAATTTGTAGTTGGCCATTGTTGTTTTCATGCCATTGATGATGTCCCCAGAATTCTCATAGTGTTGCACAATTAAAGGCGATTGGAAATGATGATCGAGTTTATTAGCCATTGCCAAGGGTAGTCGTCCAGCTTCCAGTTCACTGTACTCCTCCTTGTGGACAAACCAATAGCCACGTTGCTGTTGATTGgcatcatatttggcacatttctGATTGACATTCAATTTTGCCATGAAATGTTGCTGTGGCAATGTCAAACGTGATTCCGTGGCAATTTCATTATTCTTAAGCCTTATGGTATCACGAATTGCCTCTTCACGGTATTGTCTTTCCAATTTGAGCAGTTCATCTTCAACATTTAGGCCAAGTGGCATTGAGGTATGATTGTGCGGACGTATGTTGCTATCGATCACAGATGAAGTAGACGTAGGCGAGGTTTTGTTTGTGGCATTGGGCCTTATTATTTCCGGATCATTCAACAAGTCATTGCTGGATGTGGTTGTCCTAGTGCGTTGGTGCAATGAAGTTCCCGGAATTTGTGCAGCCAAAAAGAATGCTCCAGCTATGGTCATAACACTGGCCGCATAACTGACAGCCATTATGGTTATGTTGTTGAGCAAAAATTTGGCCAATGTGAATGAGGGTAACATCTGCATGAGCTCCGAGTAGGTAAGCCAGCCGCGCCGTAAACCTTCACGTCGAGCCAAAGTTTTTTCAATGCATGTAAGCTTGTCGAAAAACTGTTCATTCGATATGTATATATTCCATTCCTAAGGGAAAGAAGAAAATATTAattagaaaattggaaaaattaaagaatttttaagaatttcctaaaaccaaaaatttgactGACTAACCAAACCTACTCGACTTAGACCCAGACATCTCGGGACGCACCCcaacttagtcgcagagttcctcgGTCTGGATACTTAACAGAACCCACCAGACGAATGGATGAGACACATCAAACAGCTAcaccaacaaaattttttttcgtagcCACCCCGACACGGGATgcctgtgagcaccacactggGCGATTTGATTTACTTAATTCTGTTTTCGCACACAGCAAGATTTTAATAATCTTATAATTATAGTATGTGAGGTAAGCAATATAGTTGGTTACAATAAAGATTATAAGGTATAACAATATTTGTACATCAGAGTTATGAATAGGACATATCTGACTATGGCATCATTTTTAAACCTCATTAAACTCCATGTCAAAAAAGGTTTTCGAGAACGGTGCAGGACTTTCATACCGATTAGTCCATGGACATATCTGACTATGGCATTGTAGTTTGTCTCCAGTCTTCTTGCAATCCTACAATCGCAACTActaaaaatttcacttctatagAACAGTACGATATGACCAGAAGAAGACGGATATGCATTGGTGTAAATGTCTGTGGGTTAGAACTCTGATCTCACATTTGTGTGTTGCTCAATTGAAAAATACCCGAAGAATCCACAAGTTGAGGATAGTGAAATCCTTCATATACGGAGTTTCTGCAATTGCAGTCACGGACTAACGGCGATGTCAAGttgagagtctcaatgagaggtcGGACGGGCACTGGCTCTCTTTAATACAGAGTGCCTTTTattctcgatatgacaaggcgagttattggcgcttttgaTGATggggatcgccaccttcaaatgCATatctggctacaacaacaaaatatccatagcaaaacaaaaaacaaaatttcctatagaaatgaaattttgacaaaatttcctatagaaatgaaattttgacaaaatttcctatagaaatgaaattttgacaaaatttcctattgaaatgaaattttgacaaaatttcctatagaaatgaaattttgacaaaatttcctatagaaatgaaattttgacaaaatttcctatagaaatgaaattttgacaaaatttcctatagaaatgaaattttgacaaaatttcctatagaaatgaaattttgacaaaatttcctatagaaatgaaattttgacaaaatttcctatagaaatgaaattttgacaaaatttcctatagaaatgaaattttgacaaaatttcctatagaaatgaaattttgacaaaatttcctatagaaatgaaattttcacaaaatttcctatagaaatgaaattttgacaaaatttcctatagaaatgaaattttgacaaaatttcctatagaaatgaaattttgacaaaattttctatagaaatgaaattttgacaaaatttcctatagaaatgaaattttgacaaaatttcctatagaaatgaaattttgacaaaatttcctatagaaatgaaattttgacaaaatttcatatagaaatgaaattttgacaaaatttcctatagaaacgaaattttgacaaaatttcctatagaaatgaaattttgacaaaatttcctatagaaatgaaattttgacaaaatttcctatagaaatgaaattttgacaaaatttcctatagaaatgaaattttgacaaaatttcctatagaaattaaattttgacaaaatttcctatagaaatgaaattttgacaaaattttctataaaaataataccCTACCCAATACCCtaacagaaaataaaattttgacaaaatttcctatagaaatgaaattttcacaaaatttcctataaaaaaaaattttgacaaaatttcctatagaaatgaaattttgacaaaatttcctatagaaatgaaattttgacaaaatttcctatagaaatgaaattttgacaaaatttcctatagaaatgaaattttgacaaaatttcctatagaaatgaaattttgacaaaatttcctatagaaatgaaattttgacaaaatttcctatagaaatgaaattttgacaaaatttcctatagaaatcaaaattttgacaaaatttcctatagaaatgaaattttgacaaaattttctatagaaatgaaattttgacaaaatttcctatagaaatgaaattttgacaaaatttcctatagaaatgaaattttgactaaatttcctataaaaatgaaattttgacaaaatttccctataaaaatgaaattttgataaaaatttctataaaagtgaaattttgacaacatttcctaagaaatgaaattttgacatttcctaagaaatgaaattttgacaaaatttcctatagaaatcaaATATTGAAACGATTTTCCACAACAAAGAAATTTCCACacaatttcctaaaaaaattaagttttaacaaaatttcgcatagaaatgaaattttgacccaATATcctatgttgttgtagcagtgtgttgcacaATGATGGCGATGAAGTACTCCATCGGGGTCAATCCAGTAcgtgcaaccggctgccatggaattgaatGTCCTATAAAAAGAGgattctgacaaaatttccttcaagattgaaatttggacaaaatttcctaaaaaaaaaatttttgacaaaatcttctaTACTTAAGATATTCTAACACAACACCAAATACATTTTGACTGAATTTCTAATAGCATCAATTGTAGCAAAACTTTctatagcaaaaaaattttaacaaaatttcccatgacaaaaaaaatttacacaactTGCGATagcaagaaaattttgacaaaaaatccgaaaaattttccaacccaaacattctttacaaaatttcccaaaacaaaaaatttttaacatatacatataacaaaaaaagttgtacaaaatgtccatagctaagaaaaaaagaaattttgaaaaatttatctattttgattttctgaaaatttttcatagcaaacaaaaattgataacATTTTCTTATCAAAGACAATTTGATTTGatagaaatgacattttgacaagatttactacaggaatgaaaatttgacaaaattttctttagaaattaagttttgaataattttttttttatttaattttctgaattttgtaacTTTAAAGCCCTATAAGAGCCCAATCAATAAAAGTTCCTTTAGTAATGAAATTGTATTcgataaccaaaaaaaaaaattaatatttaattaaacttaaaatatatttattcctTCTACGATACTGCATCATTTTCaatgtgtttttttaagaaaaatcacGTTTTGCTTAGCTAGCGTTAAAATGCATAACTTTTGCCAATTTGTCATGGACATATTGACATCGAAAATTCCTATAAAGCACGTAACGTAGTTATTAAATAATTTTGGATttggataaatttttaaaagttgacattttttgttaaaaatattgataagtgatcaattttatttaaattcctgAACAATTTATCAGTGATGAGAAATAAAAAGCATCTAATTTTAAAATACTACCAATACTTTATATATTAAACTACGTTGTAATATATGTATTGGTGcattcttgtttttgttgcagCCAGGTCTTTACGAACGAACGCCGCGGAAACatcatttaaaggcgccaataacacgcCTTGTCGTACCTAGCATCGATATTTAAACAAGAGCCCGTTCCACCCGGCCTTTCACTGATATtatccactcgataccgctgaatgtccgcgactgcagtagCAGCTaccccgtatggagcattccaatatccgcaacctgtggacgcaaccTATAGCTCCCAGCtatgcttctcgtgataacgatgaacaccacacagattgaagttcaaaattccagcctgtgtgatgctgatagttatcccgtgtcgttAGTTAGTCGTTCCAAGACTTTTTGAAACTAAAGGTTATTGACTGAACTAATATCTCAAGTTGTCATTACACAATTGCATAGTTTAGGCAAATTTTGCCTTAACGTATTCTGGCGACCTTCAAGTTATTTTCAAGGCATGTTATGCTTTTCATCGCTGGTATTCCGTATTACATTCCCATATGCTCTAGTGACAGAATATTTATCTTTTCTTCTTTCTCACTCCCATTACTTACAATTGCGCTTAAGAACTCCAGTTCCAATTCTTTTATGCGTTCTTCCGACATATTACCATCTTCAGCCCAATCAGATAAATAGATGTCCTCATCATAGCCAGCATAAAATTTGGTGGAAATCATCTATATatagacaataaaaaaaaataaggtaaGTCATTAGCAACAGGTGATAACATAAACCTACTCAATCAAAACACAGATAATGTGATTATCAATCTAATGACACTAAAAAAGGTCACACCTACCATAGAAACAATAAACAACTCTTGTGGTGTTATGCGTCTCACATAGCCAGGATCTGTTGCATATAAACGATCCAAATATATCAAAGCCATTATAAGGGCTGCTGGTGTGGCCGGTACCACACTGGAGGCCTCCACACAAGACAAACGATTTAGAGTATGGCCACGATGTGTATCAGAGAATAGCTCAGAGGCATATTCGGCCAAAGGCTTAGATACACCCATGGtttcattttcatataaatCTTGGCCGAAATACAAGGATTTGCGTATACGTTTCATAAATTCATCGTGTGGCATAACCTACAATAAAAACAAAGGTATATAATTTTGCTGTGCTAAATCCAACTGCATTATATATCAAAGCTCTCTTAAACCACATACAATTTATATGGAAAGGCTTTTAGTAGTAACACAGATACAACTATATTTGTTAAATTACCTTCTTCGTGGTGGTTTTTTTCGTCGTAGCAGCAGTAGCAGAGGTTTTTATGACGCATCCCTGTTTGCGCCCCATTGTTTTGTGATGAGGTgatttgttgttgctttattGGAAAACTGCTTTGGTGAAAGTGGGAGAACCATAGATAATTACAATTAAACAGGCGACAATTTTACATAATAATTTGATGAGCCATTTATTGTTCGTAATATAGACAATAAACGCACGTACCTTCCTTTCTATGATAGTAATATTCTCGTTTATTTACCCAACTTCTCTGACAATCTTGAGCTGATGGACACTAGAACACAAAAACACGCGAAAGACTAGCTGTCAGTTCAATACAAAAGGTCTAACCTGAATTACAACATACGGCGTTGGCAACTGTCAAGCTAACCGCAAACGTTAGCGCTACATGAATACGTTCAAAATTGGAAACTCAATTAtagttgttttattttagttcttATCCAGTGCAAGTCAAATGTTCTGGAAAGATTATCATTGAATATCATACGAAGTTGTACTGGTAAGTTATCAATATCATGAAATAACAGATAATAAGAACGGATTAATCGTGATTTGCACCatgtagtactaaaataaaacgcaGCATACATTTGTTTATCCCCCGAGAGCCTTAAatacggatttaatgagcagtgtaaacggagttTAAGAttgaaaaaatgtcatcaaaatcatAAATATCGCAATAATTCCCATTGTAGCACATCACAAATAAGAAGCTCGCCCTAGTAAAACAAGAGAACCAAacgtttaaacatttttaagaacaataataaaaacatcTCTCTGCAGTCTGTGCGACGTCAGCGTTCTGACAGTGCAGTGTCCAGACTTTTCCAACCCGAGCTCTTTGTCACCGAGTCATCGATAATTCTACCCTTCAGCATTGTCTCACCCCACCGAAAAAGATAGAAGTATCATCAAGCAAAGACCtagaatacaataagataacaAAGACACCCAATATGTAAAGATAGAGTATTTCGATTgcgccttttggatgccagatgtCGTTTATAAAAAATAGTCCATTCTTTCAGTTATATTTCAGTTACAAATAGTGGTCAACAGATGTCTCTGGTCAAAATGGACCCAATCTTCTTtagtgatttttataaaattggatATTTAAATTGTAATTTTGCATTACTGAGCCCTTAAAGCAATATATTCATGATTTAAATTAATGCGCACATGCACTGGGCTAGTACATATGtacttttttatagaatatgTGATAGTGGTGTCATCCCAATGAATACAATGCCATCTATGCGTTCAAAATGATCCCTAATCGACTTTGCAAATGCCATATCTTTAATGATctagaatacaataagattcgGAACGGGATAgccatgagcaccacacagactggattgaggtccgatctgtgtggtgttcattgctgtcacgagaagcttaactgcgaGCTACAGGACCCGTCCTCAGGTAGCgagtagtggaatgctccatacggagtagctgtagcGATATCGAGTGGAAAGTCTCAGTTAGAGGTTgggcggcaccggttcttgctAAAATActcagtgcctatgatgctcgaaatgacaaggcgagttattggcgcttttaagTAACCAATTGCCACCCCGTTtccgtggcgatcggtcctttggaccgggacgatcttgctcacatacaggaggatcgccaccttacatgaaaatgtggcgtacaacaacaactaaaatgtAACTGAACGATTTTCACTAACGACATCTGGCATCCAAAAAGCGCAAGCGAAATACTGTCGgccttaaaccccgtttacactgctcgtTAAATCACAAAACTTAATTTAGAAATGAGTTTATGTgaaagatttcctttatagaactgtcaaataaacttattttaagacTTTATTCAAGCGGATtttaaaaggtggtctcacccgaacagctgttaacagccggccaggtttgccggtattaagatgtcagattttgttCTCTCTtgtctctttgttgtcatcttctttctcgcatattctcagcTCATGCACGCAAACGTATACACACaggcacacaaatttctttgtatgTGTTTTCAAAACGTCAGcatgatggcaagatggcggattgcaccatatgatttgtggttgttgtacaaatgaggccacctttaattgtttcaccaTGGGCTTCATTCCagattcagtgaatcctggacttcattaagttttgtgaataaggccgtacaTCTTTTCTTTGTTGACAATCCCTTCTGAACCCTAAAATATTCCTTATTAGAATGTCAACATGGGACTTCGGTTTAATTTTCTTTGCCATTTTAAATTAATTGATAGAATCAGAATATCAGCAAAATTGATGCCAGCTATATATCATAGTGTTGCGTTTTTGTGTTGTACGTTAAACCGCTAACCAGCTTAACGCTGAAGGCTATTCGTCGCCAGATGTCGTTAGGGGCTTTGTTATTGTCCATCTGACAGCTGTCATATCTGCGCCCATTTCCGTTTCTTTCTACTGACAACAACGCAAGATGAAGTACGTATTTTTTCTTACTATAATAAATGAGAATTAATTGTGAAATATACAAAACATCTAAAATGATATAATAACATAAAACATTATGCCAGTATCACTGTTTAAGGCGGCAAATGAATGTGCAAGAATTTTGTGACAAACTACAAGGCTAAtgggaatttttttgtttgtaattttgCAGAATCGGTTTGTGTTCATTCAGTGGGTACAAAATCTACCCTGGCCATGGCAAGACCATGGTCAAAGTTGACGGCAAGGTAAGTAGTCGGcgatttcatacattttggtaaacaaataaattaattttgaattaTGTTTTTTAGACCTTCACTTTCCTGGACAAGAAATGCGAACGCTCCTACTTGATGAAGCGTAATCCCCGCAAGGTTACCTGGACCGTCTTGTACCGTCGCAAGCATCGCAAGGGTATCGAGGAGGAAGCCACCAAGAAGCGTACCCGCAGAACACAAAAGTTCCAACGCGCTATTGTCGGTGCCTCCTTGGCCGAAATCATGGCCAAGCGTAACATGAAACCTGAAGTGCGTCGTGCTCAACGCGAACAAGCCATCAAGGCTGCCAAGGATCAAAAGCGCGCCACCAAGGCCGCCAAGAAGGCCACTCAACCCGCCGCTGCCAAATCCAAGGCTGCTCCCAAGCAAAAGGCCGCCAAGGTTTCACAAAAGGCTGCTCCTCGTGTAGGTGGCAAGCGgtaaatttaaccaaaataccAAAAGGAAGTGAAGTGTTTTTAAAATTAAGTGtgtttttgtaaaacaaacCGTGCCGCAAAATCCCAAAACGTTTACGGATgtgaaatgaaagaaaacaaaacaaaaaaataggaATAAAATCTTTTTACGGGTGTTAAAATCCGTATGggagtaaaaaaa
The Stomoxys calcitrans chromosome 3, idStoCalc2.1, whole genome shotgun sequence genome window above contains:
- the LOC106081390 gene encoding protein CNPPD1 — translated: MGRKQGCVIKTSATAATTKKTTTKKVMPHDEFMKRIRKSLYFGQDLYENETMGVSKPLAEYASELFSDTHRGHTLNRLSCVEASSVVPATPAALIMALIYLDRLYATDPGYVRRITPQELFIVSMMISTKFYAGYDEDIYLSDWAEDGNMSEERIKELELEFLSAIEWNIYISNEQFFDKLTCIEKTLARREGLRRGWLTYSELMQMLPSFTLAKFLLNNITIMAVSYAASVMTIAGAFFLAAQIPGTSLHQRTRTTTSSNDLLNDPEIIRPNATNKTSPTSTSSVIDSNIRPHNHTSMPLGLNVEDELLKLERQYREEAIRDTIRLKNNEIATESRLTLPQQHFMAKLNVNQKCAKYDANQQQRGYWFVHKEEYSELEAGRLPLAMANKLDHHFQSPLIVQHYENSGDIINGMKTTMANYKFNNASITSLFWNYLSDTVHQHATFMRLPFVWLKFM
- the LOC106081374 gene encoding large ribosomal subunit protein eL24, which encodes MKIGLCSFSGYKIYPGHGKTMVKVDGKTFTFLDKKCERSYLMKRNPRKVTWTVLYRRKHRKGIEEEATKKRTRRTQKFQRAIVGASLAEIMAKRNMKPEVRRAQREQAIKAAKDQKRATKAAKKATQPAAAKSKAAPKQKAAKVSQKAAPRVGGKR